The Achromobacter spanius genome includes the window CTTTGAGGCCGGCCACGGCATCAAACAGCGCGCGGCGCACCAGCAGCGGATACATGCTGCGCAGCGCCGGGCCGGTTTCACCGTTGCGGGCCGTCACGCCGTCGGGAATGGCAAGCTGGGCATCGCAAGCGGGCGCGTCCAGACCATCTTCGATCAGTTGGCGGTGACGCTCCACCCACATGTTGTAGATGTCGCGGTAAGTCAGGTCCAGCAGGCCGAACGGCTGGCCCGACGTGGCGGCGATGCCGTCGAACACCTGGGCGGCGCCGTCTTCCTTGGCCAACAGCCAGCCGCGGTCTTCCAGTTCCTCGAACAAGGGGCTGGTCTTGAGCACGCCGGGGAAACCGGATGCCGCGACATGCACGTTGTGCTTGTGGAACAGGGCCAGCATCTGCTTGGCGTCGGGGAAACGCTGGGCGTCCCATTCGAACACCGCCTTATCCGACTGGAAGCCCCACGCCGCCGGCTGGGCCAGCGTCACGGCATCCACGGGAATCTGGTTTTCGCGCATGCGAGCCAGCAAGGCGACGGTCTGCGTGGGCATTTCGCCCGTGGCCTGTTGCAGCCACGCGCCCATCGCCCACAGCACGGGCTGGCCGGCGCGGCCGGTCAACGCGGTGTACTGGTTCAGGATTTCGGCGGGCTCGCCGGCAAACAGGAACACGTCCAGCACGGCGTCGTCAACGGTCAGCACGTAGGCCGAATCCGCCGGGGCGACGCCCACGGAATGTTCAACGCGGCGCATCGTATTGACGTAGACGCCCCAGCCACGCGGGCTCCATGCCAGAGGCAAGGCGCGGTGCTCGGGGTCATCGGACACCACCGATTCTTCGCGGCGGTTCAGGTCGCCCGGTGTTTCCCCCAGGCCGAAGATGCGTTCGTCGGCCAGCAGGGTAAAGCCCGCCGTCCACACCGCATCGTCTTCCTGGTCCAGCGCGTTGTGCCCGAATGCGGGCGTATGCGCGGAAACCTCGGACTCGAACACCCGTTCCTCGTTGCGATAGATCGCGACGCGCACGGGGTTGGACTGGATCTCCAGGGCAACGTCGCCCTGTGTGATCCGCCAGCCGTCCCCGCCTTCGCGAGGGGCAATAGAGGCCTCGCCCACGGCCTCTTGGCGCGCGAGCAACATCTCGGCCACGGCGCGCGCACGCGCGCCGGGCTTGTCATCATTCAGGTGGTTCGCCTCGCCGCAGCGCAGGCGAAAAACACCAGGCGCATGCGCCTCGACTACCAGGTGCAACCCATCGCCCGCGTCGAAATCGAAGCGACTGGGGCGGGACGTCAGCAGCTCGATGGTGTCGAGCTGGGTAGTATGGGCAAAGTCGAACTTGGGCGGCACAGAGCATCCCCCGGCTTAAGCCAAAAACCATCAAAAGACGCTATTTTGACGGATTTGAGCTTTGAAATAAACTCGGTCCCTCTTCTGGATGGGTTTCTCATCCATAAAAAGGGGTCGTAAAGCCCTCGATCAGCGCCTATCGGCCTAGAGCCGCGCGCCGTCGAAACGCCAACAACGAGGCCAATACGGCCTATTTGGCGCCAAATCCTGGCAATTACCGCAATTCTACGCCACCTGGGTCGAGCCCCCATTCGTGGCCAAACTTTTTTTCACCGTGGTGAAATAAGTTTGGACAGATCGGTTTCCAGCAACGCCGGTTCGCCAGCCAGGCGGGCGCCGATCAAATCGCCCATCAAAGCCGACCACGACAAGCCGCGCGAGGCATAGCCCACGGCCAACCACAGGCCAGGCGCGTGCGGCAGTTCCCCGACTGCGGGCAGGCGCCCGGGCAACACGGCCCGCCATCCCGCCCAACCGGGCAATGTGCCGGGCACCAACGCATCGAATACCGGGAAGTGACCGCTCAGTAGTCCGGCCGCCTTGGCTAGCGTGGTGTGTTGCCCTTCCGGGCTGACCACCGCCTGCGTGGCGCCATGCACGTAGGTGCTGCCGACCACGCAGCCGCCCCCCACGTCCGGCAGCAGATAGCCCTCGCCACCGACGATGCAGCGTGGCCCGCCCGCAAGGGCCTCGCCGGGCACCAGCGTCACCTCGCCCGCCAGCGCGTGCATCTGCTCCACACGCGGCAAGGGGTCCAGCAGCCCGCTTTCAGCCAGCACCGCGCGCGCGCCAAAGGCATTGGCCAGGATGACGGTGTCGGCTTGCGCCAATTCCCCGCCTTGCGCATCGCGTACGCTCCATCCTTGCCCCTGTCGTTCGACCCGGGCCGCCTTGCCCGGCAAAACGCTCACGCCGGGGGTTTCCAGCAAGGCGTCGATCAGTCGGTTCGGTTGAACCAGCATGCCCTGCGCGAAGTACACACCACCGCGCGCCACCGGCAAGCCGGCCAGGGCGCTGGCCTCGTCGCGATCCACCTGCCGTACCCAGTCGCGCGGAAACGCCAGCGTTTCCAATGTGCCCGCCAATGCGGCGGATTTGCCTGCGTCGCGCTCGACCTGAAGCGTGCCGCACACGCGCGGCGCGGCGTCGCCAGCCAGCCCTTGCCATCGCGCCAGCGCGCGCTGGCTGCCGGCGCGCGACAGGCGTGCCCGCGCATTGTCATCACGCGCCACCACGGGCGTCAGCGCCGCAGCCACATGACCGGCATGCGCCGGCGTCCCCAGCGCCCGACCCGCGTCCAACACGGTGACTCGCCAACCCCGCCCGGCCAGCGCTTGCGCGATGCCGGCGCCCGCCAGCCCGGCGCCCACCACCACCGCATGCTTGACGGCCGCAGCCGTCGCGGCAGCCCCGGCCGCTCGGCCCTGCACGCGGGCGGTGGCTTGGATCATTTGCGGCTTGCCGCCGTCGATCGGCACGCAGCGCGCGTCGAATCCCGCATCCTGCAACGCACGCCGTAATGCTTCCGTGCCGACCGCAGCCGTTAAGGTGGCCCCGGACGCCGCCAATTGCGCCAGCGCGCGTAGCAACGGCGCTGACTTCGGGTCGGAATCGCGTTCTGGCATGTAGCCGTCCAGAAAGAATGCATCCACGCGCGCGTCCAGGCGCGGCGCAAGCACCTGCGCATCGCCAAAACCCAGCGTCAGCGTCACCGCGCCATTCTCGAATTCCAGCCGATGCAGCCCCGGCAACAGCGTGGGCCACTGCTCCACCAGACGCCGCGCCAACTCGACCATGGGCGCCGGCGCATAACGCGCCAGCAATGCCGACAAGTCACCCATAGTGAACGGGTGCGCTTCCATCGACACGACATGCAACGCCGAGGGCCGCTGCGGGTCTTGCCGCCACGCGTCCCACAGCGCCAGAAAGTTCAGGCCCAGGCCGAAACCGGTCTCGCAGACGGTGTATGCACTGCGTCCGCGCCAGCGCTCGGGCAGACCGTTGCCTCGCAGGAATACGTGTTCCCGGTCGCCGAACGATCCAGAAACCATGGGATAGACATCGCCAGACTCGGCGCTATAGAGCTTGCCGTCGGCATCAAAGTCGACCACTGCGGGGGTCAGGGGAACGTAAGGCGCGGACATGGACTCTTTGAAGAAAGGATCAAGGTGGTGACAAACGCGAATTATCGACTGGCCACGGCTCGGGCGTTGGATAGACGCCACGCGGCGGCGCGGATTCCCATGGCTGCCGCGGATTTGACGCATACCTGGGCTTACACTGGTTTACATGGACACCTATGATCAGCCTCGCTCACTGGCCCAACCCATCGACCTGTGCGCCGCGATCGACGCGGCAGTCACTGCGGCGCATGCGGGTGCAGCCATCCTGCAATCCTACGCGCATCATCGGGCCGACCTCGTGATCGACCGCAAGGCGCGCAACGATCTCGTATCGCAAGCAGACCGCGAAGCCGAGGCCGTGATCATCCAGGAACTGCAAACGCGCACGCCCAAATTCGGCATCGTGGCTGAAGAGACGGGCGGCAAGCCCCAAGGCCGCGCCACCTGGTACATCGACCCGCTGGATGGCACCACCAATTTCCTGCACGACATCCCTCACTATGCCGTGTCGATCGCGCTGATCGCGCATGCGGGCACCGCGGTGTCAGCCACGGAAACCCTCACTGAAGACACGCCCGTGGCCGGCGTGGTTTACGACCCCAACCGCGAAGAACTGTTCACCGCGGTGTATGGCATCGGCGCCTGGCTGAATGGACGCCGCATCAAATGTTCGCGCACGCAGACCATTGAAGATTCCGTGCTTGCCACCGGCTTTCCGTTTCGCGACTTTTCCTTCGCCGGGCAATACATGCCCATGTTGAACGACGCCATCAAGCGCGCGCGCGGCGTGCGTCGCATGGGCGCGGCAGCGCTGGACCTGGCCTGGACGGCTTGCGGCCGCTACGACGGTTATTGGGAAATGGGGCTGGCGCCGTGGGATGTGGCCGCCGGCACGCTGATCCTGCGCGAAGCGGGCGGCACGTGTTCAGACATGCACAAGCTGGATCCCTGGCCTATCGGCGGGCGCGTTGTGGCGGGCAACCCCGCCATCGAACGCGCCCTGCACGAGATGATTGCGCCGCACCTGGGCGGCGAGCCTCCCGACGAAGCCTAAGAGGCTTTGGCCGGCGCGTCGGGACGCAATTCCCGACGCAGAATCTTGCCCACGTTGCTCTTGGGCAGTTCATCGCGGAATTCCACAAAGCGCGGGCGCTTGTAGCCCGTGAGCTTTTCGCGACACCAGTCCTGCACCTGCGCCTCGGTCAATGACGCGTCGCTTTTCACCACGAACACTTTTACGGCTTCGCCCGAGTGTTCGTCCGGCACGCCGATGGCCGCGCATTCCAGCACACCGGGCATCTGCGCCACCACGGCCTCGACCTCGTTCGGATAGACCTTGAATCCGGACACCGCGATCATGTCTTTCTTGCGGTCCACGATGCGCGTATAGCCCTTGTCATCCATGATGCCGATGTCGCCCGTGCGAAAGAACCCGTCCGCCGTCATGGACTGCCGGGTTTCGTCGGGCTTCTGCCAATAGCCCAGCATGACCTGCGGCCCGCGTATGCCCACTTCGCCGCGTTCGCCCAACGGCACTTCGTGGCCGGCATCATCAAGAATGGCCATGTCGGTGGACGGCAGCGGCAGGCCGATAGAGCCGGAATAGGCCGTGGCGTTGGTGGGGTTCACCGTGGCCACGGGCGAGGTTTCCGACAAGCCGTAGCCTTCGATCAGCGGCCGGCCGGTGATCTTCAACCAGCGTTCGGCCACGGACTGCTGCACGGCCATGCCACCGCCCAGCGTCAGGCGCAGCGCCGAGAAATCCAGCTTGGCGAAATCCGCGTTATGCGCCAGCGCATTGAACAAGGTGTTGACGCCGGGAAACAGATTGATCGGCACCTTGCGCCACGCGCTGATCAGCGAAGGCTGGTCGCGCGGGTTGATGATCAGCACGTTGCGCATGCCCGCATGCATGCCATACAAGCCGCAGACGGTCATTGCAAACACGTGGTACAGCGGCAGCGCGCTGATGATCGTAAGCTGGGTATCCGACAAGTCATGCACCACAGGCTGCGCCACGGCTTCGGTCTGCAGCACATTGGCGGTCAGGTTCCGATGCGACAGCATCGCGCCCTTGGGCACGCCGGTGGTGCCGCCCGTGTACTGCAGCACCGCGATATCGTCCATCGTCAGCGTGGGTGGCGTAAACGGCAAGTTCGTGCCCACCGCCAAGACCTTCGGCAACGGTTGCGCGCCGTCGATGCTCCAGGCCGGAACAATCTTCTTGATACGGCGCGCCACGAAGTTGACCAGCGGCGCCTTCAGGCCGCCCAGCAGGTCGCCCGGCGCCGTCACGACCACATGCTTGAGCTGGCCGCGGTTCTTCACGGCCTGCAAGGTGTGCGCAAAATTTTCCAGGATCAGGATGACGGACGCGCCGCTGTCCTGCAATTGGCGTTCAAGTTCATCGGCTGTGTACAGCGGGTTCACGTTCACCACGACCAGCCCGGCGCGCAACGTGCCCAGCATGCCCACCAGATAGGCCGGCACATTGGGCATCATCAACGCCACCCGGGCGCCCTTCTCCAGGCCCAGGCTTTGCAGCCATCCGGAAAATGCGCGCGCATGCCGATCCAGTTGCGCATAGGTGATATCGCTGCCCATCGCCGTGCAGGCGATGCGGGTGGCGTACTGCTTGCAGGCCCGGTCCAACAGGTCGGCCAGCGAGGAATAGCCCTCGGTGGAGATCTCTGCCGGCACCCCCTGCGGATAGTGAGCAAGCCACGGTCGCGTCATGGTGTTTGTCTCCATTAAACAGATTTTTGAATGATGATAACCTTGTTGCGTTCCCTTTTTCCGCCCCCCTTCTCCCATGAAACTGCTCGAACCTATCGTCGCCTGGCACCAGGATATTTCGAAGATCCGCCGCGACATCCACGCGCATCCCGAATTGGCCTTCGAAGAATTCCGCACCGCCGACGTCGTGGCGGCCAAGCTTGAAGAATGGGGCATCGAGATTGATCGCGGCCTGGGTGGCACGGGCGTGGTCGGCATCATTCGCGGCAAGCTGCCCGGTGACCGCGCGGTGGGCCTGCGCGCCGACATGGACGCGCTGCCCATGCAAGAGGTCAACAGCTTCGCGCACGCCAGCAAGAACGAAGGCAAGATGCACGCCTGCGGCCACGACGGCCACACCGCCATGCTGCTGGCCGCGGCGCAATACCTGTCCCAGCATCGCGATTACGCGGGCACGGTATATGTGATCTTCCAGCCAGCTGAAGAAGGCGGCGGCGGCGCCAAGCGCATGATCGACGACGGCTTGTTCAAGCGGTTTCCGATGGAAGCGGTGTTCGGCATGCACAACTGGCCCGGCATGAAGCCCGGCCAGTTCGGCCTGACCCCCGGCCCCATCATGGCGTCCAGCAACGAATTTTCGATCGTCGTCAAAGGCAAGGGCACCCACGCAGGCATGCCCAACCTGGGCATCGACCCCGTCATGGCGGCGGTGCAGTTGGCGCAATCGCTGCAGACCATCATCACGCGCAACCGCAATCCGCTGGATGCCGCGGTGCTCAGCATTACCCAGATCCACGCGGGCAGCGCCGACAACGTGGTGCCGAACCACGCGGAACTGCGCGGCACCGTGCGCACCTTCACGCTGGACGTGCTGGACCTGATCGAACGCCGTATGGAAGAGATCACGCGCCACACCTGCGCGGCCATGGACTGCGAAGTGGAGTTCACGTTCCAGCGCAACTATCCGCCCACGATCAACCACGCCGAAGAAGCCGCGTTCTGCGCCGACGTGCTGCGCGATATCGTGGGTGATGCCAACGTCAACGACCACGTGCAACCGACCATGGGCGCGGAAGACTTTGCGTTCATGCTGCAAGAACTGCCGGGCTGCTATGTCTGGATCGGCAACGGCACCGGCGAACACCGCGACAGCGGCCACGGCCTGGGCCCCTGCATGCTGCACAACGGCAGCTACGACTTCAACGACGAGCTGCTGCCCCTGGGCGGCACGTACTGGGTCCAACTGGCCTTGAAGCGCCTGGCCAAGGCCTGAGCCCTACCCGCCGTCTGCCGCCCCGACCGCCAGGCACATTGCCAGAAAGCGTTCGGCGGCGCGGGCGGCGGCATCGGCGTGCGGCACCAGAATGCTCAGCGTGCGTGTCAGCGGCCTGGGCAACAGACGCAACGCCGCCAAGGCGCCGTCTTCGTGCCGCATCGACATCACCGACACGAACCCCACCCCCAGCCCCGCACGCACCGCCTGCTTCACGCCTTCCACGCCCGCCAGTTCCAGCCCCACGGACGGGGTCAGCCCGGCATCGGCGAAGGCGCGCTCAACCAGTCGGCGCACCCCCGAACCCGGCTCGCGCATCACCAGCGGCGAGGCCGCCAGGTCCCGCAAGGTCACTGCCCCTTTGGCGGCCAGCGCATGGTCGGCCCGCACAATCGCCACCACCTCGTCCTGGCGCCAGGCATGCACCGCCGTGTCCGACGGCAAGCCTGACGGCACATCGCCTTCAATGAACGCCAGATCCAGCGCGGGCAGACGCTCGACGATCTCCCGGGTGTTGCCATCCGACAAGTGCAGGCTGACCGCCGGAAACGCCGAGCGGAAATCCGCCACCAGGCGCGGCAACAGATAACTGGCGGGTGTGGTGCTGGCGCCCAGGCGCAAGGCGCCCGTTTCCAATCCCCGCCAGGATTCCCGCACCGCCTGGGCCTGCCGGTAGACCTGCCGCAATTGCCGGGCCTGCTCCGCCAGGCGCTCGCCCGCCTCGGTCAGGACGATGCCGTGGCCGCTGCGGC containing:
- a CDS encoding TIM-barrel domain-containing protein, translated to MPPKFDFAHTTQLDTIELLTSRPSRFDFDAGDGLHLVVEAHAPGVFRLRCGEANHLNDDKPGARARAVAEMLLARQEAVGEASIAPREGGDGWRITQGDVALEIQSNPVRVAIYRNEERVFESEVSAHTPAFGHNALDQEDDAVWTAGFTLLADERIFGLGETPGDLNRREESVVSDDPEHRALPLAWSPRGWGVYVNTMRRVEHSVGVAPADSAYVLTVDDAVLDVFLFAGEPAEILNQYTALTGRAGQPVLWAMGAWLQQATGEMPTQTVALLARMRENQIPVDAVTLAQPAAWGFQSDKAVFEWDAQRFPDAKQMLALFHKHNVHVAASGFPGVLKTSPLFEELEDRGWLLAKEDGAAQVFDGIAATSGQPFGLLDLTYRDIYNMWVERHRQLIEDGLDAPACDAQLAIPDGVTARNGETGPALRSMYPLLVRRALFDAVAGLKVPPEGVVPSSDLFPAAQRLPWQVGPQAENSWDGLRHTLRTALSIGASGVPVQVHGIGSASRDRAGMTSELYLRWLTVGVFSANFSFQGVEGLMPWDFGDETLAQAKTWMQWRYRLVPYVLGAIEDSARTGLPVQRSMALSFPNDPHAHEWDLQYLLGPALLVAPVTEPGKQVRVYLPKGEAWWDLNTGHRYEGGTTWTIDCELGQFPVFGREGHMLCLGPAAQHTGEFNSARILDEVWMFGMPVHNPVVMRNKIRVMQMQGSSYIKGLEGLRISPSEGLEVKRRGAEVRISRAR
- the mnmC gene encoding FAD-dependent 5-carboxymethylaminomethyl-2-thiouridine(34) oxidoreductase MnmC → MSAPYVPLTPAVVDFDADGKLYSAESGDVYPMVSGSFGDREHVFLRGNGLPERWRGRSAYTVCETGFGLGLNFLALWDAWRQDPQRPSALHVVSMEAHPFTMGDLSALLARYAPAPMVELARRLVEQWPTLLPGLHRLEFENGAVTLTLGFGDAQVLAPRLDARVDAFFLDGYMPERDSDPKSAPLLRALAQLAASGATLTAAVGTEALRRALQDAGFDARCVPIDGGKPQMIQATARVQGRAAGAAATAAAVKHAVVVGAGLAGAGIAQALAGRGWRVTVLDAGRALGTPAHAGHVAAALTPVVARDDNARARLSRAGSQRALARWQGLAGDAAPRVCGTLQVERDAGKSAALAGTLETLAFPRDWVRQVDRDEASALAGLPVARGGVYFAQGMLVQPNRLIDALLETPGVSVLPGKAARVERQGQGWSVRDAQGGELAQADTVILANAFGARAVLAESGLLDPLPRVEQMHALAGEVTLVPGEALAGGPRCIVGGEGYLLPDVGGGCVVGSTYVHGATQAVVSPEGQHTTLAKAAGLLSGHFPVFDALVPGTLPGWAGWRAVLPGRLPAVGELPHAPGLWLAVGYASRGLSWSALMGDLIGARLAGEPALLETDLSKLISPR
- a CDS encoding inositol monophosphatase family protein, producing the protein MDTYDQPRSLAQPIDLCAAIDAAVTAAHAGAAILQSYAHHRADLVIDRKARNDLVSQADREAEAVIIQELQTRTPKFGIVAEETGGKPQGRATWYIDPLDGTTNFLHDIPHYAVSIALIAHAGTAVSATETLTEDTPVAGVVYDPNREELFTAVYGIGAWLNGRRIKCSRTQTIEDSVLATGFPFRDFSFAGQYMPMLNDAIKRARGVRRMGAAALDLAWTACGRYDGYWEMGLAPWDVAAGTLILREAGGTCSDMHKLDPWPIGGRVVAGNPAIERALHEMIAPHLGGEPPDEA
- a CDS encoding AMP-binding protein, translating into MTRPWLAHYPQGVPAEISTEGYSSLADLLDRACKQYATRIACTAMGSDITYAQLDRHARAFSGWLQSLGLEKGARVALMMPNVPAYLVGMLGTLRAGLVVVNVNPLYTADELERQLQDSGASVILILENFAHTLQAVKNRGQLKHVVVTAPGDLLGGLKAPLVNFVARRIKKIVPAWSIDGAQPLPKVLAVGTNLPFTPPTLTMDDIAVLQYTGGTTGVPKGAMLSHRNLTANVLQTEAVAQPVVHDLSDTQLTIISALPLYHVFAMTVCGLYGMHAGMRNVLIINPRDQPSLISAWRKVPINLFPGVNTLFNALAHNADFAKLDFSALRLTLGGGMAVQQSVAERWLKITGRPLIEGYGLSETSPVATVNPTNATAYSGSIGLPLPSTDMAILDDAGHEVPLGERGEVGIRGPQVMLGYWQKPDETRQSMTADGFFRTGDIGIMDDKGYTRIVDRKKDMIAVSGFKVYPNEVEAVVAQMPGVLECAAIGVPDEHSGEAVKVFVVKSDASLTEAQVQDWCREKLTGYKRPRFVEFRDELPKSNVGKILRRELRPDAPAKAS
- a CDS encoding M20 aminoacylase family protein, with amino-acid sequence MKLLEPIVAWHQDISKIRRDIHAHPELAFEEFRTADVVAAKLEEWGIEIDRGLGGTGVVGIIRGKLPGDRAVGLRADMDALPMQEVNSFAHASKNEGKMHACGHDGHTAMLLAAAQYLSQHRDYAGTVYVIFQPAEEGGGGAKRMIDDGLFKRFPMEAVFGMHNWPGMKPGQFGLTPGPIMASSNEFSIVVKGKGTHAGMPNLGIDPVMAAVQLAQSLQTIITRNRNPLDAAVLSITQIHAGSADNVVPNHAELRGTVRTFTLDVLDLIERRMEEITRHTCAAMDCEVEFTFQRNYPPTINHAEEAAFCADVLRDIVGDANVNDHVQPTMGAEDFAFMLQELPGCYVWIGNGTGEHRDSGHGLGPCMLHNGSYDFNDELLPLGGTYWVQLALKRLAKA
- a CDS encoding LysR family transcriptional regulator; the encoded protein is MTPDQLLSFACVADTGNISRAAQVLNLSQPAVSGQLRALQDWFGEPLYRRSGHGIVLTEAGERLAEQARQLRQVYRQAQAVRESWRGLETGALRLGASTTPASYLLPRLVADFRSAFPAVSLHLSDGNTREIVERLPALDLAFIEGDVPSGLPSDTAVHAWRQDEVVAIVRADHALAAKGAVTLRDLAASPLVMREPGSGVRRLVERAFADAGLTPSVGLELAGVEGVKQAVRAGLGVGFVSVMSMRHEDGALAALRLLPRPLTRTLSILVPHADAAARAAERFLAMCLAVGAADGG